One region of Sulfuriroseicoccus oceanibius genomic DNA includes:
- a CDS encoding DUF262 domain-containing protein, translating into MPFSNTEEVTQLTVKQLLGSDDTYLIPMYQRNYAWEKGEITQLIQDIIDYMPEQRPYYIGSLVVFRRQADRSARHTVFETIDGQQRLTTLSLLTSYLKNNGSANTAWYRDAKIHFESRPLSKKTFDTITNRHFHKEPSDALKPEEINTGITNGYRLIGEALDLAFKNSPEKLQHFERFLFEQVQVMRIQVPDDTDLNHYFEIMNSRGEQLEKHEVLKAKLLEVLNQEPDDAIKESSKRTLHLVWESCANMEKYAQSGFSPKLRNELFGDQKWDELQPKNFEQLCQTVAQHSEESSADESKALSYIIANPVKERTTTEDGDDTPDRFNSVINFPNFLLHILRISVNEGTQAHTDNDVPLDDKRLIQLFEEHILKAEAPLERSRKFIFNLLKGKHLFDHYIIKREFLKGSDSWSLKRYKWNKGDSRNSLGKSSYVNTFDGGDDQLNRSLLMLLSAFHVSTPTMVYKHWLNAALNYLFSNESDVIASEYLTHMEGVARAFVFDRYLVKGEGASYYEMIYRRKGKPQRDPGTLSAGDISPQMRFTKIKNNLVFNYLDYLLWQKYRNDNSQKQIANYEFTFRSSVEHYYPQTPMEGVKDMSDDPSLHYFGNLCLISHSKNSRLSNFSPAAKKDYYAQNSIDSPKQHLMMQFDNWDKAAILEHEEEMISTLLNTDTAAS; encoded by the coding sequence ATGCCGTTTAGCAACACCGAAGAAGTCACTCAACTTACCGTCAAGCAACTGCTGGGGAGCGATGACACTTACCTCATTCCCATGTACCAGCGCAATTACGCGTGGGAGAAGGGTGAGATCACCCAACTGATCCAGGACATCATCGACTACATGCCCGAGCAGCGGCCCTACTACATCGGCTCGCTCGTGGTCTTCCGTCGGCAAGCCGATCGTTCGGCGCGGCACACGGTCTTTGAGACGATCGATGGCCAGCAGCGGCTTACCACACTCTCCTTGCTGACTTCGTACCTGAAGAACAACGGATCTGCGAACACAGCGTGGTACCGCGACGCCAAGATCCACTTCGAAAGCCGACCGCTGTCGAAGAAGACCTTCGATACGATCACCAACCGTCACTTCCACAAGGAGCCCAGTGACGCGCTCAAGCCAGAGGAGATCAATACCGGTATCACCAACGGCTACCGGCTGATCGGCGAGGCTCTGGATCTCGCCTTCAAGAACAGCCCGGAGAAGCTCCAACATTTCGAGCGGTTCCTCTTTGAGCAGGTGCAGGTCATGCGGATTCAAGTCCCGGACGATACCGACCTCAATCACTACTTTGAGATCATGAACAGCCGTGGCGAACAGCTGGAGAAACATGAAGTGCTCAAGGCGAAGCTGCTGGAGGTGCTGAACCAAGAGCCTGATGATGCAATCAAAGAGAGCTCGAAGCGGACCCTGCATCTGGTCTGGGAGTCCTGCGCGAACATGGAGAAATACGCCCAGTCAGGGTTCTCTCCGAAGCTGCGTAATGAGCTGTTCGGGGACCAGAAATGGGATGAATTGCAGCCGAAGAACTTCGAGCAGTTGTGTCAAACCGTAGCCCAGCACAGCGAGGAAAGCAGCGCTGATGAGAGCAAAGCCTTGTCCTACATCATCGCCAACCCAGTAAAGGAGCGCACAACTACCGAGGATGGGGACGATACTCCCGACCGCTTCAACTCGGTGATCAACTTCCCGAACTTCCTGCTCCACATTCTGAGGATCAGCGTCAACGAAGGTACGCAGGCACACACGGACAATGACGTTCCACTCGACGACAAGAGACTGATTCAACTCTTTGAGGAGCATATCCTCAAGGCGGAGGCTCCGCTTGAGAGGAGCCGGAAATTCATCTTCAACCTACTGAAGGGTAAGCACCTGTTCGACCACTACATTATCAAGCGCGAGTTCCTCAAGGGATCCGATTCATGGAGCCTGAAGCGCTACAAATGGAACAAAGGTGATAGCCGTAATTCCCTTGGCAAGAGCAGCTATGTAAACACCTTCGACGGAGGCGATGATCAGCTCAATCGCAGCCTGTTGATGCTGCTCTCCGCATTTCATGTGTCGACGCCAACCATGGTCTACAAGCACTGGCTCAATGCGGCTCTGAACTATTTGTTCAGCAACGAATCTGACGTCATCGCGAGCGAGTACCTGACACACATGGAGGGCGTGGCTCGCGCCTTCGTATTTGATCGCTATCTGGTAAAAGGTGAAGGAGCCTCCTATTACGAGATGATCTATCGCCGCAAAGGAAAACCTCAGCGGGATCCAGGTACGCTTTCCGCTGGGGACATCAGCCCGCAAATGCGCTTCACCAAGATCAAAAACAACTTGGTCTTCAACTACCTCGACTACCTGCTGTGGCAGAAATACCGCAACGACAACAGTCAAAAGCAGATTGCAAACTACGAGTTCACTTTCCGCAGTTCCGTCGAGCACTACTACCCGCAGACACCGATGGAGGGAGTCAAGGATATGAGCGACGATCCTTCCCTACATTACTTTGGCAACCTCTGCTTGATCAGCCACAGCAAGAACTCCCGCCTCAGCAACTTCAGCCCGGCGGCCAAGAAGGACTATTACGCCCAGAACTCCATCGATAGTCCCAAGCAGCACCTCATGATGCAGTTTGACAACTGGGACAAGGCGGCAATCCTCGAGCACGAAGAGGAGATGATCTCGACACTACTCAACACCGATACAGCAGCCAGCTGA
- a CDS encoding DUF262 domain-containing protein: protein MSQLVADHPSAKPNGTADTRTAEPLDKAIISVKALLSDQSLRIPEYQRPYKWGVRNVNQLFGDITKHQGKSSYRLGTIVFHKEKGCRNIVDGQQRTITLLLIVKAFLKERRDQVEDHRLKKHLSDFDAQGLIDPEFDSEISHLNIYRNYQEICRLVTRPDFTEELMVFLLEKCQLVTFSLENVSEAFQFFDSQNARGRDLEPHDLLKAYHLREFTEADESLKAATVAQWENSETEELANLFALYLYRIRNWAKDSSARYFGKNDTGLFKGVNMEKIADYPYVEQLRMAHHFVDHYNHQYERRIDHHRLDFPFHLDQIIINGRRFFELVSHYQNKVKDIRHAGEKLPPIVDHTKLDELPRRILDTLNTYSGRNRTGDRYTRSIFDCLLLYYVDKFGLTEISRAVEKIFIWSYTLRLRQQVVQLASMDNHVLDNGNLFKLVRESTHPSEFLSYPLDTLQEKDVHKTEATKAIRELFEEMRYYAV, encoded by the coding sequence ATGAGCCAGCTTGTTGCCGACCATCCAAGCGCGAAACCCAACGGCACCGCAGACACTCGTACTGCCGAGCCGTTGGACAAGGCGATCATCAGTGTCAAAGCGCTCCTCTCCGACCAGTCGCTGCGCATCCCGGAATACCAGCGTCCCTACAAGTGGGGCGTGAGGAACGTGAACCAGCTCTTTGGGGACATTACCAAGCACCAGGGCAAGTCCTCCTACCGCTTGGGCACCATTGTCTTCCACAAGGAAAAGGGCTGCAGAAACATTGTAGACGGACAGCAGCGGACGATCACCTTGCTCTTGATCGTAAAAGCCTTCCTCAAGGAGCGCCGGGATCAGGTTGAAGACCACCGGCTGAAGAAGCACCTGAGTGATTTTGATGCACAAGGTTTGATCGACCCGGAGTTCGACAGCGAGATCTCCCACCTCAACATCTACCGCAACTACCAAGAGATCTGCCGCCTGGTCACCCGCCCGGATTTCACCGAGGAGCTGATGGTGTTCCTGCTGGAGAAATGCCAGTTGGTGACCTTCTCGCTGGAGAATGTCTCCGAAGCGTTCCAGTTTTTCGATTCGCAGAACGCACGTGGTCGAGACCTGGAACCGCACGATCTGCTCAAGGCCTACCACCTGCGGGAGTTCACCGAAGCCGATGAATCACTGAAGGCTGCCACCGTGGCCCAATGGGAGAACTCCGAGACCGAGGAGCTCGCCAATCTGTTTGCCCTCTACCTCTACCGGATCAGAAACTGGGCGAAGGACAGCTCCGCCCGCTACTTTGGTAAGAACGACACCGGCCTGTTCAAGGGGGTGAACATGGAGAAGATCGCTGACTATCCCTATGTGGAGCAACTACGGATGGCCCACCATTTCGTCGATCACTACAACCACCAGTACGAGCGCCGGATCGATCACCATCGCCTCGACTTCCCTTTCCACCTCGACCAGATCATCATCAACGGCCGCCGTTTCTTCGAGCTGGTATCCCATTACCAGAACAAGGTGAAGGATATCCGTCATGCCGGAGAGAAGCTGCCCCCCATCGTAGACCACACCAAGCTGGACGAGCTGCCACGGCGCATCCTGGATACTCTGAACACCTACTCTGGTAGAAACCGCACCGGCGACCGCTACACACGCTCCATCTTTGACTGCTTGCTGCTCTACTACGTCGACAAGTTCGGACTGACGGAGATCTCGCGGGCGGTGGAGAAGATTTTCATCTGGTCCTACACGCTGCGCCTGAGGCAGCAGGTGGTCCAACTCGCGAGCATGGACAACCACGTGCTGGATAACGGTAATCTGTTCAAGCTGGTCAGGGAATCCACCCACCCGAGTGAGTTCCTCAGCTACCCGCTCGACACATTACAAGAGAAGGACGTCCACAAGACTGAAGCCACCAAGGCGATCAGGGAGCTTTTTGAAGAAATGAGGTACTATGCCGTTTAG
- a CDS encoding restriction endonuclease subunit S → MSFPRYPKYKDIGVQWLGEVPEHWEVKPLWTAFRRIKRTGYPDEELLSVYRDLGVIPKASRNDNFNKPSEDLSGYQLVEPGDLAINKMKAWQGSVAISDHRGIVSPAYFVLRALHKEESRFLHYLMRSPRYITGYLSNSKGIRVNQWDLQPELHSRMPLVFPPLTEQRAIAAFLDRETAKIDALIEEQGRLIALLKEKRQALISHAVTKGLTPKAPLKPSGIEWLGDIPEHWEVKKLKHLGEAIIGLTYGPGDIVDESCGTLVLRSSNVQKGQISFNDNVYVCCEIPEKLITRPGDILICSRNGSRALIGKNATITEQSQGLTFGAFMTIYRSPDSAFIGCVLNSPLFEFQAGAFMTSTINQLTIGVLNNFEIPYPPADERAAIATHLANENNKLDTLTAEAERAIELLQERRTALISAAVTGQIDVSQEVSA, encoded by the coding sequence ATGAGCTTCCCACGCTACCCCAAATACAAAGACATCGGCGTCCAGTGGCTCGGTGAAGTGCCAGAGCATTGGGAGGTAAAACCGCTATGGACCGCTTTTCGTAGAATTAAACGTACTGGGTATCCTGATGAGGAGCTGCTCTCCGTTTACCGGGATCTAGGAGTAATTCCAAAGGCTAGTCGCAACGATAACTTCAACAAGCCATCTGAAGATCTAAGTGGCTACCAGCTGGTTGAGCCCGGTGATCTAGCCATTAACAAGATGAAGGCTTGGCAGGGATCAGTCGCGATATCTGATCATCGTGGCATTGTCAGCCCTGCATACTTCGTCTTACGCGCCCTCCACAAAGAAGAGAGCCGCTTCCTACATTACTTGATGAGGTCTCCTCGTTACATCACAGGCTACCTTTCTAATTCTAAAGGGATCCGTGTTAACCAATGGGACTTACAGCCTGAACTGCACAGTCGAATGCCGTTGGTCTTCCCCCCCCTCACCGAGCAACGGGCCATCGCCGCCTTTCTCGACCGGGAGACCGCCAAGATCGACGCGCTGATCGAAGAACAAGGCCGCCTCATCGCGCTGCTCAAGGAAAAGCGCCAGGCCCTCATCTCCCACGCCGTCACCAAAGGCCTCACCCCCAAGGCCCCACTCAAACCCTCCGGCATCGAATGGCTCGGCGACATCCCAGAGCATTGGGAGGTGAAGAAACTTAAACACCTAGGTGAGGCCATTATTGGGCTCACTTACGGTCCAGGGGACATCGTCGATGAGAGTTGCGGTACACTGGTATTACGATCATCCAATGTCCAAAAAGGGCAGATATCATTCAATGATAACGTCTATGTCTGTTGCGAGATCCCTGAGAAATTGATCACAAGACCGGGTGACATCTTGATCTGTTCCCGAAATGGAAGCCGTGCTCTCATCGGGAAAAACGCAACAATTACCGAACAATCACAAGGACTTACCTTTGGTGCCTTCATGACCATCTACCGGAGCCCTGATAGCGCGTTCATTGGATGTGTATTGAACTCACCTCTGTTTGAATTTCAGGCAGGCGCCTTCATGACATCAACGATCAACCAACTGACAATTGGCGTCTTAAACAACTTCGAGATTCCGTACCCACCAGCCGATGAACGAGCCGCCATTGCGACTCACCTAGCTAATGAGAACAACAAACTCGACACCCTCACCGCTGAGGCCGAGCGGGCGATCGAGCTCTTGCAGGAGCGTCGCACCGCCCTCATCTCCGCCGCCGTCACCGGCCAAATCGACGTCAGTCAGGAGGTGTCCGCATGA
- a CDS encoding type I restriction-modification system subunit M, which produces MADTPNNLSSFIWSVADLLRGDYKQSEYGKVVLPFTVLRRLDCVLEATKEAVLAEKTKREAAGLNPEPFLLKVSQQHFYNTSPLDLKKLMGDQDHIGENLRSYMQAFSPAVRDIFESFDFHTQIDRLDKAGLLYLVTEKFATIDLHPDTISNAEMGAVFEELIRKFAEISNETAGEHFTPREVIRLMVNLLFIEDDEALTKPGIVRSLYDPTAGTGGMLSVADEHLTEINPDARLVMFGQELNGESYAICKADMLIKGQDITNIIHGNTLSEDGLPAKHFDYMLSNPPFGVEWKKIKTAITKEHKEQGFNGRFGPGLPRVSDGSLLFLMHLVSKMRPAKDGGSRFGIVLNGSPLFTGGAGSGESEIRRYMLENDLVEAIIGLPTDMFYNTGISTYVWIVSNRKPAHRKGKVQLIDASSFWEKMRKSLGSKRKQLSPEHIDDITRLFGDFEEASRDGKPVSRIFNNEDFGYHTITVERPQRDDKGEIVLGQRGKAKGQPQPDSSLRDTENVPLSEDVEAYFQREVLPHAADAWIDHSKTKVGYEIPFNRHFYVFTPPRQLEAIDADLKDCTDKILNLIQGLSQ; this is translated from the coding sequence ATGGCCGACACACCCAACAACCTCTCCTCCTTCATCTGGTCGGTCGCCGACCTTCTGCGCGGCGACTACAAACAATCCGAATACGGCAAAGTCGTCCTACCCTTCACCGTGCTGCGTCGTCTCGACTGCGTACTGGAGGCCACCAAGGAAGCCGTACTGGCGGAGAAGACCAAGCGCGAGGCCGCCGGGCTAAACCCCGAACCCTTCCTGCTCAAAGTCAGCCAGCAGCACTTCTACAACACCTCGCCGCTCGACCTGAAAAAGCTCATGGGCGACCAGGACCACATCGGCGAGAACCTGCGCTCCTACATGCAGGCCTTCTCACCCGCCGTGCGTGACATCTTCGAGAGCTTCGACTTCCACACCCAGATCGACCGCCTCGACAAAGCCGGGCTGCTCTACCTAGTCACCGAGAAATTCGCCACCATCGACCTCCACCCAGACACCATCTCCAATGCGGAAATGGGAGCCGTCTTCGAGGAGCTCATCCGCAAGTTCGCCGAGATCTCCAACGAGACCGCCGGGGAGCACTTCACCCCGCGTGAGGTCATCCGCCTCATGGTCAACCTCCTCTTCATCGAGGACGACGAAGCCCTGACCAAGCCCGGCATCGTCCGCTCCCTCTACGATCCCACCGCAGGGACCGGTGGCATGCTCAGCGTGGCCGACGAACACCTCACCGAGATCAACCCCGACGCCCGCCTCGTGATGTTCGGCCAGGAGCTCAATGGCGAATCCTACGCCATCTGCAAGGCCGACATGCTCATCAAAGGCCAGGACATCACCAACATCATCCACGGCAACACCCTTTCCGAGGACGGCCTCCCCGCCAAGCACTTCGACTACATGCTCTCCAACCCGCCCTTCGGCGTGGAGTGGAAGAAGATCAAAACCGCCATCACCAAGGAGCACAAAGAGCAGGGCTTCAACGGCCGCTTCGGCCCCGGTTTACCCCGCGTCTCCGATGGTTCCTTGCTCTTCCTCATGCACCTGGTCTCCAAGATGCGCCCGGCCAAAGACGGTGGCAGCCGGTTCGGGATCGTGCTCAATGGCTCGCCCCTCTTCACCGGCGGCGCGGGCTCCGGCGAGAGCGAGATCCGCCGCTACATGCTGGAGAACGACCTCGTCGAGGCCATCATCGGCCTCCCCACAGACATGTTCTACAACACCGGCATCTCCACCTACGTCTGGATCGTTTCCAACCGCAAGCCCGCCCACCGCAAGGGCAAGGTCCAGCTCATCGATGCCTCCTCCTTCTGGGAGAAAATGCGCAAATCGCTCGGCTCCAAGCGCAAGCAACTCTCCCCCGAGCACATCGACGACATCACCCGCCTCTTCGGCGACTTCGAGGAAGCCAGCCGCGACGGCAAGCCCGTCTCCCGCATCTTCAATAACGAAGACTTCGGCTACCACACCATCACCGTCGAGCGCCCCCAGCGGGATGACAAGGGCGAGATCGTCCTCGGCCAACGCGGCAAAGCCAAAGGCCAGCCCCAGCCAGACTCCTCCCTGCGCGATACCGAGAACGTCCCCCTCAGCGAGGACGTCGAGGCCTACTTCCAGCGCGAGGTCCTGCCCCATGCCGCAGACGCCTGGATCGACCACAGCAAGACCAAGGTCGGCTACGAGATCCCCTTCAACCGCCACTTCTACGTCTTCACCCCGCCGCGCCAGCTAGAAGCCATCGACGCCGACCTCAAGGACTGCACCGACAAGATCCTCAACCTCATCCAAGGTCTCTCCCAGTGA
- a CDS encoding nuclease-related domain-containing protein encodes MDIFAWELPLGPMWLFNISALAFLWFILKTSRGKGWWGEFALHYLGLKLLDKSIYTTVSDFYLQRPDGRGTTQLDHVVVSKFGIFVIETKNMKGKIYGRAASRQWTQYIGRGNFKFQNPIHQNKLHIDALAKELELPADKFHNLVFFLGVCTLKNEDRPKTVMTHGLLPVIKGFTDELLDAETVTSLVDRLREIQRVTNNRATRMAHIAAIKGRQEAGSSNGRRGGFAAADVSPMEVGLGEISAEATADKTCPRCGAPMVLRRAKRGENRGNQFWGCSSYPKCRLIQPCD; translated from the coding sequence ATGGACATTTTCGCGTGGGAACTTCCCCTGGGCCCGATGTGGCTCTTCAACATCTCAGCCCTCGCGTTTTTGTGGTTTATCCTCAAGACGTCGAGAGGGAAAGGATGGTGGGGCGAGTTCGCTTTGCATTACCTCGGACTGAAGCTGCTCGATAAGTCGATCTATACAACGGTCAGCGATTTCTACCTCCAGCGACCCGATGGACGAGGAACCACCCAACTGGATCATGTCGTGGTCTCCAAGTTCGGCATCTTTGTGATCGAGACAAAGAACATGAAGGGCAAGATCTACGGACGGGCAGCCAGTCGTCAGTGGACTCAGTACATTGGGCGCGGGAACTTCAAGTTTCAGAATCCGATTCACCAGAACAAGCTTCATATCGATGCGCTGGCGAAGGAATTGGAGCTTCCTGCGGACAAGTTTCACAACCTGGTGTTCTTCTTGGGTGTCTGCACCTTAAAGAATGAAGACAGGCCGAAGACCGTGATGACTCACGGATTACTGCCAGTAATTAAAGGGTTCACCGATGAGCTGCTTGATGCTGAAACTGTAACGTCTTTAGTCGATCGGCTGCGCGAGATCCAGCGTGTAACCAACAACCGGGCGACCCGCATGGCGCATATAGCGGCAATTAAAGGCCGTCAGGAGGCGGGTTCCTCGAATGGGAGGCGTGGCGGTTTTGCTGCGGCTGACGTTTCTCCGATGGAAGTTGGACTGGGTGAGATCAGTGCCGAAGCAACCGCTGATAAGACCTGCCCGAGGTGTGGTGCACCAATGGTGCTACGGCGGGCTAAGCGAGGCGAAAACCGAGGGAATCAGTTCTGGGGCTGCTCGTCTTATCCGAAGTGCCGGTTGATTCAACCGTGTGATTGA
- a CDS encoding PA14 domain-containing protein: protein MMLVAGSFAFAAVASAGTQGALTRDQWWYLGGTALDDLLLSESYYMTPTRTGDHASSELPVNYGSTYGQRLRGHVTAPVTGEYTFWIAGDDTVRLSLSPTTSKFDKQTIAELSKHSGSRQWDVFPQGQQSEPVSLVAGQRYYVELLHKEHYGNDSAAFAWSYSDTPLTNWAGDGAAVATQGSTGWGGTADRAIDGNRDGNFWNGSVSHTNTSNLADAWWQVDLGQERLIDRVVIWNRTDNYTNQLSNYRVSVLDGNGAVVASQDFHAESGYTGAREHWELGTAVTGSVVRVEMLGANRRGNYHLSMAEVEVFGRESSIGTYVGRSLVDPSHFETYDPDPNDLDGDELRDDWEIANGFDPAVAQGGDFSGAADPDKDTLTNYEESLQGTLAFEGNSIPGYFTYERWDNHFAFDVSGLIEDDVFYQEPALRFRYDQNRFFGIKDATGWRIRGYVTAPESGEYQFWLSTNNASHLWISSDETKYRKSLYAMLGAEVGTGHGIHRDSSALWDTYASQMSGPIQMEAGQRYFIEVLSSQPYDGACHISLAWARPGQDREPLDMQFVSSYAVEPADADDDYLPDTWEQQYGLSVIDNGLTDRLREGEWGDYDADGLTNREEYLAGTNPTKADSDNDGISDADELRAYGSDPLVNDAAVETLAATIDLPTFTSSDFAWSEVNGSLVSDTFRGAISWDFNVTEGGMHIINAATTLAGSLRVREEIDVEVKIDGKQVRRQRLVYGSDHKALLRAITPHLDPGAHTLEIYIDNYIARRTIMIDSIEVRKAGGVDANNDGVADWLASELAEVDFVLPHGAASAVSPVTLEGSAAVRDGMTVNQIDVTPGADRSHWVYNLDLDPTGAVTPYSVGYTSGLVDTGELYWSETNVLNGGSLTVRTGDSLLLTAALADGSGTATITAENATYALTGNATQIHTFNNPGEVTVTATHSDGSTGTLTVTVRHANLPDNTSVAQNVVNHVQLADADVDRNLAFSGGAGLVVGDVESVDSNHFRLKLTPEWGGGYGIMARLWPDGPLADIGDVAAIGVSDALQNELSVSQPAPGMPGYSILTTPMVVSDLPEGGYVKVTIFRSGLTFLDGSTVMTISADQIDKGLYLLKFLVPEGMEGGYCHYIDIYGADGEYLGRR, encoded by the coding sequence ATGATGCTTGTCGCAGGGTCGTTCGCGTTCGCTGCGGTGGCTTCCGCCGGTACCCAGGGCGCTCTGACGCGCGACCAGTGGTGGTATCTGGGAGGAACGGCTCTGGATGACTTGCTGCTCAGTGAGAGTTATTACATGACGCCTACACGTACCGGGGATCATGCATCGTCCGAGTTGCCGGTGAACTACGGCTCCACCTATGGTCAGCGTTTGCGCGGGCATGTGACGGCTCCGGTAACTGGTGAGTACACTTTCTGGATCGCTGGTGACGACACGGTGCGGCTTTCACTTTCGCCGACGACGTCCAAGTTCGATAAACAAACGATTGCCGAGTTGTCGAAGCACAGTGGCTCCCGGCAATGGGACGTTTTCCCGCAGGGGCAGCAGAGTGAGCCAGTTTCCCTGGTCGCCGGCCAGCGATATTATGTCGAGCTGCTGCACAAGGAGCACTATGGCAACGACAGCGCGGCGTTTGCCTGGAGTTACTCGGATACTCCGCTGACCAACTGGGCGGGTGATGGCGCTGCTGTGGCGACACAGGGGTCGACAGGGTGGGGCGGTACTGCGGATCGGGCCATCGACGGAAACCGGGATGGGAACTTTTGGAACGGTAGCGTGAGCCACACCAACACATCGAACTTGGCGGATGCCTGGTGGCAGGTGGATCTTGGTCAGGAGCGACTGATCGACCGTGTGGTGATCTGGAACCGTACCGACAACTATACCAATCAACTTTCCAACTACCGTGTCAGTGTGCTTGATGGCAACGGGGCGGTGGTGGCATCGCAGGACTTCCATGCCGAGAGTGGTTATACTGGGGCTCGCGAGCACTGGGAGCTGGGCACAGCGGTGACCGGATCTGTCGTGCGTGTCGAGATGCTCGGCGCGAACCGACGTGGCAACTATCACCTTTCAATGGCTGAGGTTGAGGTCTTCGGGCGTGAGAGCTCCATCGGCACTTATGTCGGGCGCTCGCTGGTTGATCCATCGCATTTTGAAACCTATGACCCGGATCCGAACGATCTCGATGGCGATGAACTGCGGGATGACTGGGAGATCGCCAATGGCTTTGATCCAGCCGTTGCGCAGGGCGGTGACTTTTCCGGTGCGGCGGATCCGGACAAGGATACGCTGACCAACTACGAGGAAAGTCTGCAGGGAACGTTGGCATTCGAAGGGAACAGTATCCCTGGCTATTTCACTTACGAGCGTTGGGATAATCACTTTGCTTTCGACGTCAGTGGCTTGATCGAGGATGATGTGTTCTATCAGGAACCAGCGCTGCGATTCCGTTATGATCAGAATCGCTTCTTTGGGATCAAAGATGCCACCGGCTGGCGCATCCGTGGCTATGTGACTGCTCCGGAGAGTGGTGAGTATCAGTTTTGGTTGAGCACCAACAACGCGTCCCACTTGTGGATTAGCTCGGACGAGACCAAGTATCGCAAGTCGCTATACGCGATGTTGGGTGCGGAGGTTGGCACCGGGCATGGCATCCATCGCGATTCTTCCGCGTTGTGGGATACTTACGCCAGTCAGATGAGCGGTCCGATTCAGATGGAAGCTGGTCAGCGTTACTTCATCGAAGTGTTGTCTTCCCAGCCGTATGACGGTGCCTGCCACATCTCCCTGGCATGGGCACGTCCGGGCCAAGATCGTGAGCCGCTCGATATGCAATTTGTCTCGTCCTACGCGGTCGAGCCTGCGGATGCCGATGACGACTATCTCCCGGATACGTGGGAACAGCAGTACGGCCTGAGTGTGATTGATAATGGGCTCACCGACCGCCTGCGCGAAGGTGAGTGGGGCGACTACGATGCCGATGGTCTCACCAACCGTGAGGAATATCTGGCTGGTACCAATCCAACCAAGGCGGACTCCGACAACGACGGGATTTCCGATGCTGATGAACTGCGCGCCTACGGCAGCGATCCGTTGGTCAACGATGCAGCGGTTGAGACCCTCGCGGCAACTATCGATCTCCCGACCTTCACTTCGTCGGACTTCGCATGGTCGGAGGTGAATGGAAGTCTCGTTTCCGACACCTTCCGTGGTGCCATTAGCTGGGACTTCAACGTCACCGAGGGTGGTATGCATATTATCAATGCAGCTACCACGCTCGCTGGCTCGTTGCGCGTTCGTGAGGAAATCGACGTGGAAGTCAAAATCGACGGCAAGCAGGTCCGTCGTCAGCGCCTCGTTTACGGCTCCGACCACAAGGCCTTGCTGCGTGCTATCACACCGCATCTTGATCCCGGCGCCCACACGTTGGAAATCTACATCGACAACTACATCGCCCGCCGCACGATCATGATTGACTCGATCGAAGTACGTAAGGCCGGAGGTGTCGATGCCAACAACGACGGCGTCGCCGACTGGCTCGCCTCCGAGCTGGCGGAAGTCGACTTCGTGCTCCCTCACGGTGCGGCCTCTGCGGTTTCTCCAGTCACTCTGGAAGGCTCCGCTGCTGTTCGTGATGGAATGACCGTCAACCAGATCGACGTGACGCCTGGTGCCGACCGCTCGCACTGGGTGTATAACCTTGATCTCGACCCGACCGGTGCGGTCACCCCGTACTCGGTGGGCTACACCAGCGGGTTGGTGGACACCGGTGAGCTTTACTGGAGCGAGACCAATGTGCTCAACGGAGGATCACTCACCGTCCGCACCGGCGACAGTCTCTTGCTGACTGCTGCTCTTGCTGATGGCTCGGGCACCGCGACCATCACTGCGGAGAATGCCACTTATGCTCTCACCGGCAATGCCACGCAGATCCACACATTCAACAACCCAGGCGAAGTAACGGTCACCGCCACCCATAGCGATGGCAGCACCGGCACACTCACCGTTACCGTCCGTCACGCCAACCTTCCGGACAACACATCCGTCGCGCAAAACGTGGTCAACCACGTCCAGCTCGCCGATGCGGATGTCGATCGCAACCTTGCCTTTTCCGGTGGTGCCGGACTGGTAGTCGGCGATGTAGAGTCGGTTGATAGCAACCACTTCCGCCTCAAGCTTACGCCGGAATGGGGCGGAGGGTACGGGATCATGGCCCGCCTCTGGCCGGACGGTCCGCTCGCTGATATCGGCGACGTGGCTGCCATCGGCGTTTCGGATGCGCTGCAGAATGAGCTGAGTGTCTCCCAGCCTGCTCCGGGAATGCCGGGGTATTCGATTCTCACCACGCCAATGGTTGTGTCGGATCTACCTGAGGGAGGTTACGTCAAAGTGACGATCTTCCGCTCCGGATTGACCTTCCTTGATGGCTCGACCGTGATGACCATCTCAGCCGATCAAATCGACAAAGGGCTCTACCTTCTCAAGTTCCTCGTCCCAGAGGGCATGGAAGGAGGCTATTGCCACTACATCGACATCTACGGTGCCGATGGCGAATACCTCGGCCGCCGATAA